The proteins below come from a single Drosophila suzukii chromosome X, CBGP_Dsuzu_IsoJpt1.0, whole genome shotgun sequence genomic window:
- the LOC108015429 gene encoding serine-rich adhesin for platelets: MLRGCLALIALLQVGVVTRALPTIQGGNVRQQLDKSFFQPPEIEQTIDEVQKILANDPALPRLTRGEIEELYEKVTREEYEKSLEAGDMSRADSMRALMLVLPFNTDNNTEENLQELYTRPPVTRVIDAYTPPDPVKFLTPDPSALPRSTVPGGNPAVAATTYKPAFSLAVGNPLQQQFRPMPQATTYHPPAPPPVVYQDFKPLTAAAAHPPANPPPPAARFSSHYSAKNAQFLRKPKPSGGLGTSSASSTVKPVADILESLGIVSGSKSDSAHKRYAMDDYYPAESAPQPSVVAVADLRGLQGARIRPEAYSNFKPLNIGEELRVKPEVEGYLTRFGIVKKAPKALKKEAGAKPTEEPTGAHTELSTATARLPSHGNAELAKLLENLQELERLQSQPQARRSTTTSTTSTTTSTSTTTTTTPAPVPLITHGEPLLIEAKKPRRRIDPNIDLNFANGGNHQTTPTSSDELSKLLQNLQELEKLKINPENVIKATNPSVQSLSSRFSTTSSSTSTTTSTTTPPPAPSRSQSEARELQRILKQLQQLEQSSRTTTTSTTTVKPARNQGLGLGFGLGQGNSLGAADLLQLQRLLSDDRELEKLYEQARNGKKKQQPKTTTSSTSTSTSTTSTTSTTTTTPRPTPSVDHAQFEALITRVQQLEQLQQPTTPPNFLTRNVAGYRAGLGQGLSLPSNDFAHLQELSPTSASLLPGGGQVEISTAASTSKQRPLSHFERSNGLLQQDEVHPQDYVQLQKLLSKVQELERVQLRTDQVTQSQSQLVTAASVRSPNVKTLNGAHIVYAQPAREQEVEPELKLDLPVYQKPQKPPTPSQSSSEELRELAMSQPAHPQRGSSPDFGQLQQFFGGLEDTGERQSYQHMQPIYKTAQTTPAAPRFVPARRAPTTPTSAPRQPDLEELQKLLYNTQQLQKLGVALPHELSLQLESQLQATSSSTSSTTSTTTTSTTSTTTTTPAPAHDTSSPAVFSLTTSRPRIRPIPEPKPATESSLQLPVFSATKIIEAAIKRAANRIGVSTELAPKQGLPMGVVKGLGFRRRSDEGEDLTGDEDEEREGELDGDLMAEFSEFNYQLAKPEPETPKEKRDDSKANLSELQRLISNLQELQQLNVSLDQVTPTPPSFVTRPNPDAAYLQSLQTGQDETLKARRQSDANATTEISGKEEEPATTTQAPTKISLSLGLDDTDGDTKGAAEEDEGTSSTSTSTTTTTTEESRNGSLDDLADSFGPDPVSEEPPPPKKKNGFYFLADWNSFLEVGDGDDQVVVRLSPKIGDPRLFLPVKIPS; encoded by the exons ATGCTCCGTGGGTGCCTGGCGCTGATCGCCCTCCTCCAAGTGGGGGTCGTGACGCGAGCCCTGCCCACCATCCAGGGCGGGAATGTGCGCCAGCAGCTGGACAAGAGCTTCTTCCAGCCGCCGGAGATCGAGCAGACGATCGACGAGGTGCAGAAGATCCTGGCCAACGATCCGGCTCTGCCGAGACTGACCCG TGGCGAGATCGAGGAGCTGTACGAGAAGGTGACCCGCGAGGAGTACGAGAAGAGCCTGGAGGCGGGCGACATGAGCCGGGCGGACAGCATGCGGGCCCTTATGCTTGTCCTGCCCTTCAACACGGACAACAACACGGAGGAGAATCTCCAGGAGCTGTACACGCGTCCTCCGGTGACCCGGGTCATCGATGCCTACACGCCGCCGGATCCCGTGAAGTTCCTCACCCCGGATCCCAGCGCTCTGCCGCGGAGTACGGTGCCCGGCGGGAATCCCGCAGTGGCGGCCACCACATACAAGCCGGCCTTCAGCCTGGCGGTGGGGAATCCTCTCCAGCAGCAGTTCCGGCCCATGCCGCAGGCCACCACCTATCATCCGCCAGCTCCACCGCCTGTGGTTTACCAGGACTTCAAGCCGctcaccgcagcagcagctcaTCCACCAGCAAATCCTCCACCGCCAGCCGCTCGATTCAGCTCCCATTACAGTGCCAAGAATGCGCAGTTCTTGAGGAAGCCCAAACCCTCTGGAGGATTGGGTACGTCCTCCGCCTCCAGCACGGTGAAGCCCGTGGCGGACATCCTCGAGAGCCTGGGCATCGTTTCAGGCAGCAAAAGTGACTCCGCGCACAAGCGCTATGCCATGGACGACTACTATCCGGCGGAGAGTGCTCCGCAGCCATCGGTGGTGGCGGTGGCCGATCTCAGGGGACTCCAGGGAGCCCGCATACGACCGGAGGCGTACTCCAACTTCAAGCCCCTGAACATTGGCGAAGAGCTGCGGGTGAAGCCCGAGGTGGAGGGCTATCTGACCCGCTTTGGAATCGTGAAGAAGGCTCCAAAGGCGCTGAAGAAGGAGGCAGGGGCCAAGCCCACGGAGGAGCCTACTGGTGCCCACACGGAACTGTCCACGGCGACGGCACGTTTGCCATCCCACGGAAACGCCGAGTTGGCCAAGCTCCTGGAGAATCTGCAGGAGCTAGAGCGTCTGCAATCGCAGCCACAGGCAAGGAGGAGTACCACCACTAGCACCACTAGCACCACCACCAGTaccagcaccaccaccactacCACTCCCGCACCCGTGCCCCTCATCACCCATGGGGAGCCACTGCTCATCGAGGCCAAGAAGCCTCGCCGGAGAATCGATCCCAATATAGACCTGAACTTTGCCAACGGGGGCAACCACCAGACCACGCCCACCAGCTCCGATGAGCTGTCCAAGCTGCTCCAGAATCTCCAGGAGCTGGAGAAGCTAAAGATCAATCCGGAGAATGTGATCAAGGCGACCAATCCGAGTGTTCAATCCCTGAGCAGCCGTTTCTCCACCACCAGTTCATCTACCAGTACCACCACTAGCACCACCACACCCCCTCCTGCTCCATCCCGTTCCCAGAGCGAAGCCCGTGAGCTGCAGCGAATCCTCAAGCAGCTGCAGCAGTTGGAGCAGTCCAGCAGGACCACCACAACGAGCACCACCACCGTGAAGCCAGCGAGGAATCAGGGCTTGGGATTGGGCTTCGGTCTGGGCCAGGGCAACTCCCTGGGAGCCGCCGATCTCCTCCAGTTGCAGCGCCTGCTAAGCGACGATCGCGAGCTGGAGAAGCTATACGAGCAGGCCAGGAACGGCAAGAAGAAGCAGCAACCCAAGACGACCACGAGTAGCACCTCCACTAGCACTAGCACCACTTCAACCACGAGCACAACCACCACCACTCCCAGACCCACTCCCTCGGTGGACCATGCCCAGTTCGAGGCCTTGATCACGCGTGTCCAGCAGCtggagcaactgcagcagcccACCACACCGCCCAACTTCCTCACCAGAAATGTGGCTGGTTACAGGGCAGGATTGGGTCAAGGGCTCAGTCTGCCCAGCAACGATTTTGCTCACCTGCAGGAGCTGTCACCCACCTCAGCCTCCCTTCTTCCCGGCGGCGGGCAAGTGGAGATCTCCACGGCGGCATCCACCTCCAAGCAGAGACCTCTCAGTCACTTTGAGCGCAGCAATGGGCTGCTCCAGCAGGACGAAGTGCATCCGCAGGACTACGTGCAGCTGCAGAAGCTGTTGAGCAAGGTGCAGGAGCTGGAGCGAGTGCAACTGCGGACGGATCAGGTGACCCAATCGCAGTCCCAGCTGGTGACCGCAGCCTCGGTGCGCAGTCCCAATGTCAAGACCCTCAATGGAGCCCACATCGTTTATGCCCAGCCGGCCAGGGAGCAGGAGGTGGAGCCGGAGCTCAAACTGGATCTGCCCGTTTACCAGAAGCCTCAGAAGCCTCCGACGCCCTCGCAATCCTCCAGCGAGGAGCTGCGGGAACTGGCCATGAGCCAGCCCGCCCATCCGCAGCGTGGATCCTCGCCAGACTTTGGCCAGCTGCAGCAGTTCTTCGGTGGCCTGGAGGATACGGGCGAGCGGCAAAGCTACCAGCACATGCAGCCCATCTACAAGACGGCGCAGACCACGCCGGCTGCTCCACGTTTCGTGCCCGCCAGGAGAGCACCCACCACGCCCACTTCGGCGCCCAGGCAGCCGGATCTCGAGGAGCTGCAGAAGCTGCTCTACAACACCCAGCAGCTGCAGAAACTGGGCGTGGCCCTGCCCCACGAGCTGTCGCTGCAGCTGGAGAGCCAGCTGCAGgccacctcctcctccacaTCTTCGACCACGAGTACCACAACGACCAGTACCACCAGTACCACAACCACCACTCCGGCTCCCGCACATGACACCTCCTCGCCGGCGGTCTTTTCGCTGACCACCAGTCGTCCCAGGATAAGGCCCATTCCGGAGCCCAAGCCCGCCACGGAGAGCAGCCTTCAGCTGCCCGTTTTCAGTGCCACCAAGATCATCGAGGCGGCCATCAAGCGGGCGGCCAATCGGATTGGTGTGAGCACCGAACTGGCGCCCAAGCAGGGATTGCCCATGGGCGTGGTCAAGGGATTGGGCTTCCGCCGGCGCAGCGATGAGGGCGAGGATCTGACAGGGGATGAAGACGAGGAGCGGGAGGGCGAGCTCGATGGCGACCTCATGGCGGAGTTCAGTGAGTTCAACTACCAGCTGGCAAAGCCAGAGCCCGAGACGCCCAAGGAGAAGCGGGATGACTCCAAGGCCAATCTCAGCGAGCTGCAGCGCCTGATCAGCAATCTGCAGGAGCTACAGCAGCTCAACGTGAGCCTGGACCAGGTGACGCCGACTCCACCGAGCTTCGTCACCAGACCGAATCCGGATGCCGCCTATCTGCAGTCTCTGCAAACTGGTCAGGATGAGACCCTCAAGGCGAGGCGACAGAGCGATGCAAATGCCACCACGGAGATTAGTGGCAAGGAGGAGGAGCCGGCCACCACCACCCAAGCCCCGACCAAGATCAGCCTGAGTCTGGGCTTGGACGACACCGATGGCGACACCAAAGGAGCAGCCGAGGAGGATGAGGGAACGAGTAGCACTAGTAcgagcaccaccaccaccaccactgAGGAATCCCGAAACGGGTCCCTCGACGACTTGGCCGACTCATTTGGACCCGATCCCGTCAGCGAGGAGCCACCACCGCCGAAGAAGAAGAATGGCTTCTACTTCCTGGCCGACTGGAACTCGTTCCTCGAGGTGGGCGACGGCGATGACCAGGTGGTGGTTCGACTGAGCCCCAAGATCGGGGATCCGCGCCTCTTTCTGCCCGTGAAGATTCCCTCGTAG
- the fs(1)N gene encoding uncharacterized protein fs(1)N — MLILHLLLWPAIIASLPSSPSAAQKAEVAKLRSELEKALEDDGGAPPGVIVAPSWTQPAGHPPPAKATKVVVDHSTLRSAAAIRQEIQQAVAHQGQKQEVLQLEAQLKARGSTKESPAQVATNPRQELVGAADEEQEKQDHPLEANVVESHASSQGIDLEQLQRLELSKRRTRDMLILGGIEELLNFSLPAEVDRWLSLQANGSAYLVGQQQEGFLVLTDDFRPLQTYDHPSPVAALLGLDRWNSRMHVQEGLLLVASEDQLIWLRLNASLGLAPFWHWPLATNLTKMAAFNLEGRDFLALVENRTLSIYAFDLEAEEFWIAQRVQLPETISDLAILDTGRELLLAVGQWDEALIYAWSARGESLQLRQKVGAPEVTGITAFQMGGRSYLALGGTLPQILVYMQGQLVPRTILGQNFGFVEHFLPVPVRSYRDDLLLLVQHRVVFDPHSLLVLEVLVWNGEAFEAGLPPPCGATFGAGCMLDQDRESGIAGSVLLRRLDKPPLVLVPRKQAPSGIFRLETQLLARNSETQDLQEIREFMEDWVLEQDKLIHLAEELLVEEQQDSPHYEEVSTPLVVNEDGIIEELFVNEARWTGADAAVDMDELIQQILQLSEQLSFKRSKRQPEALFNFHYEQLEVEAIEAGELFLESLNQAPFYIQNGSLELPLGILNVQQLQLLEAPQEELVPIEGTGTESHETLQLAGDLDCIFINGMACEKLLQELVWRHQPIKLSQLGVEGAVIFEDVLHVNSLNDLSFPGDFLWSQGNETSVVQAPKEFTQTLSVNAVDTSGTINAVSPQDVITLSDSQDWPGWVTFSHLEVSEELELNGSAQGRQFEEAPLNPTLLESRLIQADCHFDQIFVRGPVRLLGKLDNESFDSLLGDLVQRSPDPGQELLVVGAKRVNQLLLPVDAHVADNQLSGIPIDDFVTKHTPQTLRNLTELGGYVYFHQLELGKDSSYDGVRLEELLSESLRLDGPSPVTSTLTRLRFLGPPPEFTSLQVDSTLNGVPLSSGYQLLHEPLYLNRANFSRLEAEQAQVNHNVVGGGLLNGRNLGDLLREQPRTWSGEVHVQELFLPQGVQANQLQGIKAKLLLDFLEQLDELPLLILQGRLQVEHIAVSGSVQVVGTLNSRNLNELQRQVVWLDRPNELRTRWILRDPPQFQGNLQILGSFNDRLLPELLDDIVLRSDGQEVLQIEGTKSFLAPVHVEELQLAALNGIPFERLANKVNPLNLTGNVRVLGRLFVEDLHLNGGVNGDPDFPSELEQLLRWDPTTQSFIHRGVVELPRKQLDNLVVLGHLGNRSQEPVRELFDQLIFKQQERIHLQGHKTFTGRVRIEDGAYINKLNGLDLEQLLGSLIYVDSPEEVVLETPIRFAAPVKMDNLQADRLVLAGELLDGCNVSQWLRDTIRVDRDFQWPKISFAKGSLDGNSLEVEKLNQVDLSRIVTRHTEQHLSDPLQAEDLILDGQLVVRGKVNGQNLSKEYANTLMTNPLKEQHVETPLFLSSILVSGSLEVTPPVSGLNLSDVATLEEDPVCLQSPLYFATLHAPFLKADQNLNGFNFKDWYEGSLWARGRAQQEISGNWRVKKLQVKQADELRPRRQTAEESYRELCEGLARILLPYQVQKLRKSFFLKQEEDQEDIRRIFALEAPEGISYLLVNEQGCWTRIHRWNGTAFDRSGAFQSGPVDEVAVLRVGNKSSNQEFSFMTSYEMQDDEQEASRNCSGLKPILLSWKMNKTRDTEQMDIPADTLRNLREQHEQLKNPLVPNPSYQQAIKYLKRPTIESQLGSQWQEQRELDPAELARMRRRLLDILEFHLQAEVNITQLSIPESDLFDEHLVEDFLELMRQLHSLRRRLNTDTLPLPDTPARVLAARSAQLIWPTLQELRGISNENGTGLQELVLEQTLLDVLALANDENGSGDDEKLHAVIERLRSLREELRQAERYQEEASGSSSDKEEQFLPLPRADWRPVATLRLIVGPSSRARLLYARLTVVTPKDGPPPTTPSTAPAAHIQLHHANGSLFQSLAAERGARHLTTLRVRDETLLAFVEGCCRIRVLIYRGVQGFVDFSRFRAPRNVGGNGDGEVLQLLSLRLSLNRPPGAMYSLAVVQARRVTFYELVIAGLLEPWIQCQ; from the exons ATGCTTATTTTGCACCTACTGCTCTGGCCAGCTATAATAGCCAGTCTCCCCTCGTCGCCCTCCGCGGCCCAAAAAGCCGAGGTGGCCAAGCTGCGAAGCGAACTGGAAAAAGCTCTGGAGGACGACGGTGGAGCACCG CCGGGAGTGATTGTGGCGCCTAGCTGGACCCAGCCGGCTGGCCATCCGCCCCCTGCGAAGGCCACCAAAGTGGTCGTGGACCATTCCACGCTCCGCAGCGCAGCCGCCATTCGCCAGGAGATTCAGCAGGCGGTGGCTCATCAGGGCCAAAAGCAGGAGGTACTGCAGCTGGAGGCGCAGCTGAAGGCCAGGGGCAGCACCAAGGAGAGCCCCGCCCAGGTGGCCACCAATCCCCGCCAGGAGCTGGTGGGGGCAGCTGACGAGGAGCAGGAAAAACAGGATCACCCACTGGAGGCCAATGTAGTGGAGTCGCATGCGTCTTCGCAGGGCATCGATCTGGAGCAACTGCAGCGCCTGGAGCTGTCGAAGAGGCGCACCCGCGACATGCTTATTCTAGGCGGCATCGAGGAGCTGCTGAACTTCAGTCTGCCCGCGGAGGTGGATCGCTGGCTTAGCCTGCAGGCCAATGGCAGCGCCTACCTGGTGGGCCAGCAGCAGGAGGGCTTCCTGGTGCTAACCGACGACTTCAGGCCCTTGCAGACCTATGACCATCCGTCTCCCGTGGCCGCTTTACTCGGATTAGATCGCTGGAACAGCAGGATGCATGTGCAGGAGGGTCTGCTGCTGGTGGCCTCCGAGGATCAGCTCATCTGGCTCCGCTTGAACGCCAGTTTAGGACTCGCACCCTTCTGGCACTGGCCACTGGCCACGAATCTGACCAAGATGGCCGCCTTCAACTTGGAGGGACGTGACTTCCTCGCCCTCGTCGAGAACCGCACGCTCAGCATCTACGCCTTTGACCTGGAGGCCGAGGAGTTCTGGATTGCACAGCGGGTGCAGCTGCCCGAGACGATCTCCGACTTGGCCATCCTTGACACGGGCAGGGAACTGCTCCTCGCAGTGGGCCAGTGGGATGAGGCGCTGATTTACGCCTGGAGTGCCAGGGGAGAGTCGCTGCAGCTGCGCCAGAAAGTCGGAGCACCTGAAGTGACCGGCATAACTGCATTCCAGATGGGCGGACGCAGCTATTTGGCGCTGGGTGGCACACTGCCTCAGATCCTGGTCTATATGCAGGGCCAATTGGTGCCGCGCACCATTCTCGGCCAGAATTTCGGCTTTGTGGAGCACTTCCTGCCCGTTCCCGTGCGCAGTTACCGCGATGACCTGCTCTTGCTCGTCCAGCACCGAGTTGTCTTCGATCCCCATTCACTGCTCGTCCTGGAGGTTCTGGTGTGGAACGGTGAGGCCTTCGAGGCGGGCTTGCCGCCACCTTGTGGTGCCACATTCGGAGCAGGATGCATGCTGGATCAAGACCGTGAGTCGGGCATTGCGGGATCTGTCCTCCTCCGACGACTGGATAAGCCGCCTCTGGTGTTGGTGCCCAGGAAACAGGCTCCTTCGGGCATCTTCCGGCTGGAAACTCAATTGCTGGCAAGGAATTCGGAGACACAGGACTTGCAGGAGATCAGGGAGTTCATGGAGGACTGGGTGCTCGAGCAGGACAAGCTGATTCATCTAGCCGAGGAGCTCTTGGTGGAGGAGCAGCAGGATAGTCCGCATTACGAAGAGGTATCAACTCCTTTGGTCGTCAACGAGGACGGAATCATTGAGGAACTGTTCGTGAATGAAGCCCGCTGGACGGGAGCGGATGCTGCTGTGGATATGGACGAATTGATCCAGCAGATTCTCCAGTTAAGCGAGCAACTGAGTTTCAAGCGATCGAAGCGTCAGCCAGAGGCCCTCTTCAACTTTCACTACGAACAACTGGAGGTGGAAGCCATTGAGGCTGGAGAACTCTTCCTGGAGAGCCTAAACCAGGCGCCTTTCTACATCCAAAACGGCTCCCTGGAGTTGCCCCTGGGAATCCTCAATGTTCAGCAATTGCAACTACTGGAAGCTCCACAGGAGGAGCTCGTTCCCATCGAGGGCACGGGCACTGAATCCCACGAGACGCTGCAGCTGGCTGGGGATTTGGATTGCATATTTATCAATGGCATGGCGTGCGAGAAGCTGCTTCAAGAGCTAGTGTGGCGTCATCAACCGATCAAGCTTTCCCAGCTGGGCGTGGAGGGA GCTGTCATCTTCGAGGATGTACTGCATGTGAACTCCCTTAACGATCTAAGTTTCCCCGGAGACTTTCTGTGGTCGCAGGGCAACGAGACAAGTGTTGTCCAGGCGCCCAAGGAGTTTACCCAAACGCTCT CTGTCAATGCGGTGGACACTTCGGGTACCATCAACGCGGTGAGTCCGCAGGATGTCATCACCCTCAGTGATTCGCAGGACTGGCCGGGTTGGGTGACCTTCTCGCATCTGGAGGTTTCCGAGGAGCTGGAG CTAAATGGAAGCGCCCAGGGACGCCAGTTCGAGGAGGCTCCCTTGAATCCCACTCTGCTGGAGTCGCGTCTAATCCAAGCCGACTGCCATTTCGATCAGATTTTCGTCCGCGGACCTGTACGCCTGCTTGGAAAGCTGGACAACGAGAGCTTTGACTCCCTGCTTGGAGATCTCGTCCAGCGTTCGCCGGACCCCGGCCAGGAACTACTAGTAGTCGGCGCCAAGCGGGTTAATCAGCTGCTCCTGCCAGTGGACGCCCATGTGGCAGATAATCAGCTCAGTGGGATTCCCATCGATGACTTTGTGACCAAGCATACGCCGCAAACACTTCGGAATCTCACTGAACTGGGAGGATATGTTTACTTCCACCAGCTGGAGTTGGGGAAAGACTCCTCCTACGATGGCGTTCGCCTGGAGGAACTTCTCTCCGAAAGCCTGCGACTGGATGGGCCATCTCCTGTGACTTCCACCCTTACCCGCCTGCGGTTTCTTGGACCTCCGCCGGAATTCACCAGCCTGCAGGTGGACAGCACTTTAAATGGGGTGCCGCTGTCCAGTGGCTACCAGCTGCTCCATGAACCGCTCTATCTGAACAGAGCCAACTTCAGTCGCCTGGAGGCTGAGCAGGCTCAGGTGAACCACAATGTGGTTGGAGGCGGACTTCTGAATGGCCGAAACCtgggcgatctgctccgagaGCAACCTCGCACTTGGTCGGGTGAAGTGCACGTCCAGGAACTGTTCCTCCCCCAGGGAGTGCAAGCAAATCAGCTGCAGGGCATAAAGGCAAAACTTCTGCTAGACTTCCTGGAGCAGCTGGACGAGCTGCCGCTGCTGATCCTCCAGGGTCGCCTGCAAGTGGAGCACATCGCCGTCAGCGGCTCAGTGCAAGTGGTGGGAACCTTGAACAGCCGAAACTTGAACGAGCTCCAGAGGCAGGTGGTGTGGTTGGATAGACCCAACGAACTAAGAACGCGTTGGATCCTGAGAGACCCTCCCCAGTTCCAGGGAAATCTCCAAATCCTGGGCAGCTTCAACGATCGCCTACTGCCCGAATTGCTGGATGACATCGTGCTGCGCTCTGACGGTCAGGAGGTGCTCCAAATCGAGGGCACCAAAAGCTTCCTGGCTCCCGTGCACGTTGAGGAACTTCAATTGGCCGCTCTCAATGGGATTCCCTTCGAACGTCTGGCCAACAAGGTGAATCCCCTTAACCTGACGGGAAATGTCCGAGTTCTGGGGCGGCTCTTTGTGGAGGATCTGCATCTCAATGGTGGGGTAAATGGGGATCCTGACTTTCCTAGTGAATTGGAGCAACTTCTTCGTTGGGATCCGACTACGCAAAGCTTCATCCATCGTGGAGTAGTGGAACTGCCACGGAAGCAACTGGACAATCTTGTGGTGCTGGGCCACTTGGGAAACCGCAGCCAAGAGCCTGTGCGGGAACTCTTTGACCAGCTGATCTTCAAGCAGCAGGAGAGGATTCACCTGCAGGGCCACAAGACATTTACGGGACGTGTCCGTATTGAAGATGGGGCATACATAAACAAACTGAATGGTCTCGATCTGGAGCAGCTCCTGGGATCTCTAATCTATGTAGATTCCCCGGAGGAGGTTGTTTTGGAAACACCCATACGCTTTGCAGCTCCCGTTAAAATGGATAACCTGCAGGCAGATCGTCTTGTACTCGCGGGAGAGCTGCTCGATGGATGCAATGTGAGCCAGTGGCTCCGGGACACCATCCGTGTAGATCGCGACTTTCAATGGCCCAAAA tttcctttgcgaAGGGATCGCTGGACGGGAATTCATTGGAGGTGGAGAAGCTTAACCAAGTGGATCTTTCGCGAATTGTCACCCGGCACACGGAGCAGCACCTAAGTGATCCCCTCCAGGCAGAGGACCTTATTCTTGATGGTCAACTGGTGGTGCGGGGCAAAGTCAATGGCCAGAATCTATCAAAGGAGTATGCCAACACTTTGATG ACTAACCCCTTAAAAGAACAGCACGTGGAGACGCCCCTATTTCTATCCAGCATTTTGGTCAGCGGATCTCTGGAGGTTACTCCTCCCGTAAGCGGCCTAAATCTGAGCGATGTGGCCACTTTGGAGGAAGATCCAGTGTGCCTGCAGTCACCCCTGTATTTTGCCACCCTCCATGCTCCGTTTTTAAAAGCGGATCAGAATCTAAACGGATTCAATTTCAAGGATTGGTACGAAGGAAGTCTGTGGGCGCGGGGCAGGGCGCAGCAGGAGATCAGCGGCAACTGGCGGGTTAAGAAACTTCAGGTGAAGCAGGCGGATGAGCTGCGACCACGTCGACAAACTGCCGAGGAGAGCTACCGGGAGTTGTGCGAGGGTTTGGCCAGGATCCTCCTGCCCTATCAAGTGCAGAAGCTGCGCAAGAGTTTCTTCCTAAAGCAGGAGGAGGATCAGGAAGATATTCGTCGGATTTTTGCTTTGGAGGCACCCGAAGGCATCAGTTACCTTCTGGTTAACGAGCAAGGCTGCTGGACCCGCATCCACCGCTGGAATGGCACCGCATTCGATCGATCAGGTGCCTTCCAGAGCGGACCCGTCGACGAGGTGGCTGTTTTGAGGGTGGGCAACAAGAGTTCCAACCAGGAGTTCTCCTTCATGACCAGTTACGAGATGCAGGATGATGAGCAAGAAGCTAGCAGGAACTGCAGCGGGCTGAAGCCCATACTTTTAAGCTGGAAAATGAACAAGACAAGGGATACCGAGCAGATGGATATACCAGCCGATACCTTGAGAAATCTCAGGGAGCAACACGAGCAGCTCAAGAATCCGCTAGTGCCAAATCCCAGTTACCAGCAGGCCATCAAGTACCTCAAGCGACCCACCATCGAATCCCAGCTGGGCTCGCAGTGGCAGGAGCAAAGGGAACTGGATCCCGCAGAACTGGCCAGGATGCGAAGACGTCTACTGGACATCCTGGAGTTCCATCTGCAGGCGGAGGTAAACATCACCCAGCTGAGTATTCCCGAGAGCGATCTGTTCGACGAGCACCTGGTGGAGGACTTCCTGGAGCTCATGCGCCAGCTGCACAGCCTGCGACGTCGTCTGAACACCGACACTCTCCCGTTGCCGGATACTCCGGCCAGAGTCCTGGCCGCTCGGAGTGCCCAGCTCATCTGGCCCACGCTGCAGGAGTTGCGGGGAATCTCGAATGAAAACGGCACTGGCCTGCAGGAGCTCGTGCTCGAGCAGACGCTGCTGGATGTGCTGGCGTTGGCCAACGATGAGAATGGATCTGGGGATGATGAGAAGCTGCATGCCGTCATTGAGAGATTGAGGAGCCTAAGGGAGGAGCTCCGTCAGGCGGAGCGATACCAAGAGGAAGCTTCAGGCTCCTCTTCGGACAAGGAAGAGCAGTTTCTGCCGCTTCCCAGAGCCGACTGGAGACCCGTCGCCACCCTCCGCTTGATTGTGGGGCCCTCCAGCCGTGCCCGGCTCCTCTACGCCCGTCTGACCGTTGTGACACCCAAGGATGGCCCTCCTCCCACCACGCCCTCCACTGCCCCAGCCGCCCACATCCAGCTGCATCATGCCAATGGATCGCTCTTTCAATCCCTGGCAGCGGAGCGTGGAGCCCGCCACCTGACCACTTTGCGGGTGCGGGATGAGACGCTGCTGGCCTTCGTGGAGGGATGCTGCCGGATACGGGTGCTAATCTACCGCGGAGTTCAGGGATTCGTGGACTTTTCCCGTTTTCGAGCTCCTCGCAATGTGGGTGGTAATGGCGATGGAGAGGTGTTGCAATTACTATCCCTACGCTTGTCCCTCAACCGACCACCGGGAGCCATGTACTCCTTGGCTGTGGTCCAGGCCAGGCGCGTCACATTCTACGAACTGGTAATAGCCGGATTACTAGAACCGTGGATACAATGCCAATAG